Proteins encoded within one genomic window of Nordella sp. HKS 07:
- a CDS encoding carbohydrate ABC transporter permease, with protein MKRRHNPILTFLFAGLILLFTGGPVALSLIGSVVPDRVLLNSDAGLFDEGINFETYRYVFTGELPSAYLTEGANRAMISDAARQVPQSLWNSTVVAFAAMILNLLLGAPAAFLFARYTFPGKKLSFLFLILSPLVPTVALVTPIYMSLQAAGLVGTQLGIILVHTAKALPFTVLILSVFFRKMPAELFEAAMLDHCSRFQAFTRIAVPLALPSIGATGLFAFMLSYSEYMFSMVLSGDAQTRPVSVVMAALARNTDVSWSLLNTGIFIAIVPTLLLVALIWRFVVEDLLNGSVKG; from the coding sequence GTGAAGCGCCGGCACAACCCGATCCTCACCTTCCTCTTCGCCGGCCTCATCCTTTTGTTCACCGGCGGCCCCGTGGCCCTGTCGCTGATCGGCAGCGTGGTGCCCGACCGCGTGCTTCTCAATTCCGATGCCGGCCTCTTCGACGAGGGCATCAATTTCGAGACCTATCGCTATGTCTTCACCGGCGAGCTGCCGTCGGCCTATCTCACCGAAGGCGCCAACCGGGCGATGATCTCGGATGCGGCGCGGCAGGTGCCGCAAAGCCTGTGGAACAGCACCGTCGTCGCCTTCGCCGCGATGATCCTCAATCTCCTGCTCGGCGCCCCCGCCGCTTTCCTGTTCGCGCGCTACACGTTCCCGGGCAAGAAACTGAGCTTCCTGTTCCTGATCCTCAGTCCCCTGGTGCCGACGGTGGCGCTCGTGACACCCATCTATATGAGCCTGCAGGCGGCGGGCCTCGTCGGCACGCAGCTCGGCATCATCCTGGTGCACACCGCCAAGGCGCTGCCTTTCACGGTGCTGATCCTCTCGGTGTTTTTCCGCAAGATGCCGGCCGAGCTCTTCGAGGCGGCGATGCTCGATCACTGCTCGCGCTTCCAGGCTTTCACCCGCATCGCGGTGCCGCTGGCGCTGCCTTCGATCGGTGCCACCGGCCTCTTCGCCTTCATGCTCTCTTATTCGGAATACATGTTCTCGATGGTGCTGTCGGGTGATGCCCAGACGCGGCCCGTCTCAGTCGTCATGGCGGCGCTCGCGCGCAACACGGACGTCTCCTGGAGCCTGCTCAATACCGGCATCTTCATCGCCATCGTGCCGACCTTGCTGCTGGTGGCGCTGATCTGGCGCTTCGTGGTCGAGGACCTGCTCAACGGCTCGGTCAAGGGATGA
- a CDS encoding ABC transporter ATP-binding protein — translation MASVELEQVSKSFGKTEVIKDMSLTIKERELVVFVGPSGCGKSTLLRLIAGLEDMSAGTLRIGGKVMNDTPAADRGVAMVFQSYALYPHMTVAENMGFALKMIGTAKAEIDRKVEEAADILDLRDLLQRKPRQLSGGQRQRVAIGRAIVRKPDVFLFDEPLSNLDAELRARMRVEIARLHKDLKTTMIYVTHDQVEAMTLADRIVLLNKGRIEQQGAPLELYEAPANKFVAGFLGQPRMNLIAVTTARENGGTALRLGDAVIGSVSGAADKAVTLGLRPDAVELHTTARAGAIAGRVIVAEQLGTSTLLHVQLAGVTELVTVEWRGKSAHKAGADIWLALDPAKGHLFDANGKRLAL, via the coding sequence TTGGCATCGGTTGAACTCGAACAGGTGAGCAAATCCTTCGGCAAGACCGAAGTGATCAAGGACATGTCGCTCACCATCAAAGAACGTGAGCTCGTCGTCTTCGTCGGACCGTCCGGCTGCGGCAAGTCGACCTTGTTGCGGCTGATCGCCGGGCTCGAGGATATGAGCGCCGGCACCTTGCGCATCGGCGGCAAGGTCATGAACGACACGCCGGCTGCCGATCGCGGCGTCGCCATGGTGTTCCAGTCCTATGCGCTCTATCCGCATATGACGGTCGCGGAAAATATGGGCTTCGCGCTCAAGATGATCGGTACGGCCAAGGCGGAAATCGACCGCAAGGTGGAAGAGGCGGCCGATATTCTCGATCTGCGCGATCTCTTGCAGCGCAAGCCGCGGCAACTGTCGGGCGGACAGCGCCAGCGCGTCGCCATCGGTCGCGCCATCGTGCGCAAGCCCGACGTTTTCCTGTTCGACGAGCCGCTTTCCAATCTCGATGCTGAATTGCGCGCCCGCATGCGGGTCGAGATCGCGCGCCTCCACAAGGATCTTAAAACGACGATGATCTATGTGACGCATGACCAGGTCGAGGCGATGACGCTCGCTGACCGCATCGTGCTCCTGAACAAAGGCCGTATCGAGCAGCAGGGGGCGCCGCTCGAGCTCTATGAGGCGCCGGCGAACAAATTCGTCGCCGGCTTCCTCGGCCAGCCGAGAATGAACCTCATCGCCGTCACCACGGCTCGGGAGAATGGCGGCACGGCTCTGCGTCTCGGGGATGCGGTCATCGGAAGCGTTTCCGGCGCCGCGGACAAGGCGGTGACCCTGGGCCTGAGGCCCGATGCGGTGGAGCTTCACACGACCGCGCGGGCCGGCGCCATTGCGGGCCGGGTGATCGTCGCCGAGCAGCTCGGCACCAGCACGCTGCTGCATGTCCAGCTTGCGGGTGTGACTGAACTCGTTACCGTCGAATGGCGCGGCAAGTCTGCGCACAAGGCCGGCGCCGATATCTGGCTTGCGCTCGACCCTGCCAAAGGTCATCTCTTCGACGCCAACGGCAAGCGCCTGGCTCTATAA